A window of Vibrio ishigakensis contains these coding sequences:
- a CDS encoding carbohydrate ABC transporter permease — translation MNPTNMSVQRMMVYAVMLLWIVFCAFPFFWTIMTSIKSPVDAFSNPPVWVFEPTAGNYASLWLEFGFSEYLWNSVIVTLGVVVISLSIGCLAGYALARYPGKLGFWLLMLALVFRSLPHTVFLIPYYEFTRMVGLYDTHIVLILVLVAINQPFTIWMMRSFFMNIPKELEESAMMDGCTQFQAFRKAIVPVMWPGIITTGLFTFLLAYNEFLIPLTLTATNASTMPVAISQFGADDIKYWSMSAAGAVSITLPIVALIIFFQKKIVSGLVAGAVKG, via the coding sequence ATGAACCCAACCAATATGAGCGTACAACGCATGATGGTTTACGCCGTTATGCTCCTTTGGATTGTGTTCTGCGCCTTTCCATTTTTCTGGACCATTATGACGTCCATTAAGTCTCCGGTAGATGCCTTTTCAAACCCGCCGGTGTGGGTGTTTGAACCAACCGCAGGCAACTATGCCAGCCTATGGCTAGAGTTTGGCTTCAGTGAGTATTTGTGGAACTCGGTCATCGTCACCCTAGGTGTGGTGGTTATCTCTCTGTCCATCGGCTGCTTGGCGGGTTACGCACTGGCGCGCTACCCAGGAAAACTTGGTTTCTGGCTATTGATGCTGGCGCTGGTATTCCGCTCGCTACCACATACTGTGTTCCTTATTCCTTACTATGAGTTCACTCGTATGGTTGGACTGTACGATACACACATCGTGCTTATCTTGGTGCTTGTGGCTATCAACCAACCGTTCACTATCTGGATGATGCGTTCGTTCTTTATGAATATTCCTAAGGAGCTTGAAGAGTCGGCAATGATGGATGGTTGTACCCAATTCCAAGCGTTCAGAAAAGCCATCGTGCCAGTAATGTGGCCAGGGATTATCACTACAGGTCTGTTTACTTTCCTATTGGCTTATAACGAGTTCTTGATCCCACTAACGCTGACAGCGACCAATGCCTCGACCATGCCAGTGGCCATCTCGCAATTTGGCGCCGATGACATCAAGTACTGGTCTATGAGTGCGGCCGGCGCGGTATCAATCACGCTGCCAATCGTGGCGCTTATCATCTTCTTCCAGAAGAAAATCGTATCTGGTCTCGTTGCCGGTGCAGTAAAAGGTTAA
- a CDS encoding carbohydrate ABC transporter permease: protein MNLRNFLGFSGPSIASMVLLMAAPLVMTLYLSLNRFNFKGELRYVGFENYFEILADDAFWSAFQFTLIYTVSVVISVLVLGFIVALALNKLSKKVRGIFMAATLLPFVVTPVVGTLIFSWLFQDFGYVTYLLSLIGVEIYWFSDVFESRLLIIMYGIWQVTPFAAIVFFAGLQAIPQDTLESAVLDGAHQWDQIKHVVLPALQPLILFISMICIMDAYRLFDSVAVMTGGLNATETLMYYNYRVGIVQDAVAKGSAVSVLTMVGIFVLLIPFLYLTYREQKGIRQ, encoded by the coding sequence ATGAACTTACGTAACTTTCTAGGTTTCTCAGGTCCATCCATCGCGTCCATGGTGCTGCTTATGGCTGCGCCATTGGTGATGACCTTATACCTGTCATTAAACCGATTTAACTTTAAGGGTGAGCTGAGATACGTCGGCTTTGAAAATTATTTCGAAATCCTCGCTGACGATGCGTTTTGGTCGGCGTTTCAGTTCACCCTTATCTATACCGTGAGCGTAGTTATTTCTGTGCTAGTGCTGGGCTTTATCGTGGCCCTTGCGCTAAACAAGCTAAGTAAAAAAGTACGCGGCATCTTTATGGCGGCAACGCTTCTACCATTCGTGGTAACGCCAGTAGTAGGTACGCTGATCTTCTCATGGCTGTTCCAAGACTTTGGCTATGTAACCTATCTGCTTAGCTTGATCGGCGTTGAGATCTACTGGTTCTCTGATGTGTTTGAATCGCGCCTACTTATCATCATGTATGGCATTTGGCAGGTAACGCCATTCGCGGCGATTGTGTTCTTCGCAGGCTTGCAAGCTATCCCGCAAGACACACTAGAATCAGCTGTGCTAGATGGCGCTCATCAGTGGGATCAAATCAAGCACGTGGTACTGCCAGCACTACAGCCTCTAATTCTGTTTATCTCGATGATCTGCATTATGGATGCCTATCGCTTGTTTGACTCGGTGGCGGTAATGACAGGTGGCTTGAACGCCACAGAGACACTCATGTATTACAACTATCGCGTGGGTATTGTGCAGGATGCAGTGGCGAAAGGAAGCGCAGTATCTGTGTTAACCATGGTGGGTATCTTCGTTCTACTGATCCCGTTCTTGTATCTAACCTATCGTGAGCAAAAAGGAATTCGCCAATGA
- a CDS encoding ABC transporter substrate-binding protein, with protein MKKTLTTLALVTASLFSVNAMASCDLGDMEAKGKISLLSNSYPVLKHFSDKMEECASPRLQIKNKLVSGSAVQEQARIVLSSRRGNSPYDVIQVSAQSFHEFMIKEQIQPITDLVEKYWDEYDLADIPESIWDLSRVDGEIYALPIQLNMQEFFYREDVFKQYGLEVPTNYQEVVSTGQALQKEGIQYPVSQAMGRGWDVATEFTNIYLSLGGEYFDESGKPLFNNEKGVEAANILKDLLPLMSPNALSLSNDLVMVNFQQDKAVMGNVWATRAAEMDNSEVSKVVGKVNYAAAPTATANTTVPATSIFWDGYVFPNRIGADRELVFKIMMETMKKENMEQGNHLAFLSRTSASQVEGDEYRYLTALNQMMESGARPFPTEGFYGLAHTEIGNKLPDALAGKTDIRLALNDAAETYYREARSQGYLD; from the coding sequence ATGAAAAAGACACTAACTACATTGGCGCTTGTGACGGCGTCACTATTCTCAGTAAACGCGATGGCATCATGCGACCTTGGCGATATGGAAGCGAAAGGCAAGATTTCATTGCTTTCAAACAGCTACCCAGTGCTAAAACACTTCTCTGACAAGATGGAAGAGTGCGCATCACCACGTCTACAGATCAAAAACAAGCTAGTGAGCGGAAGTGCAGTGCAAGAGCAAGCGCGCATCGTGCTTTCTAGCCGTCGCGGTAACTCGCCATATGACGTGATTCAGGTTTCAGCGCAAAGCTTTCATGAGTTCATGATTAAAGAGCAGATCCAGCCTATTACTGACCTAGTTGAGAAGTACTGGGATGAGTACGACCTTGCAGACATTCCAGAAAGTATCTGGGATCTATCGCGAGTAGATGGTGAGATCTATGCACTGCCTATCCAGCTGAACATGCAAGAGTTCTTTTATCGTGAAGACGTGTTTAAGCAATATGGGCTAGAGGTTCCGACTAACTATCAAGAAGTGGTCTCTACCGGTCAAGCTCTGCAAAAAGAGGGCATTCAATACCCAGTATCACAAGCGATGGGTCGCGGTTGGGACGTAGCGACTGAGTTCACCAACATCTACCTATCACTAGGTGGTGAATACTTCGATGAGTCGGGTAAACCATTGTTTAACAATGAGAAAGGTGTAGAAGCGGCAAACATCCTAAAAGATCTACTTCCTCTAATGTCGCCAAACGCACTGTCTCTGTCCAATGACCTGGTCATGGTTAACTTCCAACAAGACAAGGCTGTAATGGGTAATGTCTGGGCAACTCGCGCAGCGGAAATGGACAACTCTGAAGTATCTAAGGTAGTAGGCAAGGTGAATTACGCGGCTGCGCCAACTGCGACTGCAAATACAACCGTGCCAGCCACCAGTATCTTCTGGGATGGTTATGTATTCCCGAATCGTATCGGTGCGGATCGCGAGCTTGTGTTCAAGATCATGATGGAAACCATGAAGAAAGAGAATATGGAGCAGGGTAATCATCTTGCGTTCCTATCTCGCACCTCAGCAAGCCAAGTGGAAGGGGATGAGTACCGTTACCTGACCGCTCTAAACCAGATGATGGAAAGTGGCGCACGTCCTTTCCCAACAGAAGGTTTCTATGGCTTGGCACACACCGAGATTGGCAACAAATTGCCTGATGCGTTGGCAGGTAAAACCGATATTCGTCTAGCACTAAACGATGCTGCTGAGACCTACTATCGCGAGGCTCGCTCGCAAGGCTACCTCGATTAA
- a CDS encoding ABC transporter ATP-binding protein has protein sequence MASISLRNIKKFWGDFTAIENLSLEIKDKEFLVLLGPSGCGKTTTMRMIAGLDTPSTGDVYIDDKYVNDTHPRDRDIAMVFQSYGLYPQKTVYGNIAFPLEMQKVPKEELHERVMRAAKRVELDHLLDRKPATLSGGQRQRVALARAIVREPALFLMDEPLSNLDAKLRVSMRALLKNLHHEFQRTTVYVTHDQIEAMTLADRVAVLYQGKIQQLDTPKEIYNNPSNLFVASFIGSPGMNFIKGDLVDGTFTGEGCQVSGFGNVSNEGTTLGVRPEDVQIVDESEANLVSEVYSVELTGECTLVTVQVEDHFIICRADKHCDLAIGEKVGFKFNLEHTYLFDSITEQRIRPEELYTERAA, from the coding sequence ATGGCATCAATTTCGTTAAGGAACATCAAGAAGTTTTGGGGTGATTTCACCGCAATCGAAAATCTATCCCTAGAGATCAAGGACAAGGAGTTCTTGGTACTGCTTGGCCCTTCTGGCTGCGGTAAGACAACTACTATGCGCATGATCGCGGGTCTCGATACCCCGAGCACAGGTGACGTGTATATCGACGATAAATACGTGAATGATACGCACCCACGTGATCGTGACATCGCTATGGTGTTCCAAAGCTACGGCTTGTACCCGCAAAAGACCGTTTACGGCAACATCGCTTTCCCACTTGAGATGCAAAAAGTGCCAAAAGAGGAACTGCATGAGAGAGTAATGCGTGCTGCTAAACGTGTTGAGCTCGATCACCTACTGGATCGCAAACCAGCAACCCTATCTGGTGGCCAGCGCCAGCGTGTTGCACTGGCGCGTGCCATTGTACGTGAGCCAGCTCTGTTCCTGATGGATGAGCCTCTATCAAACCTAGATGCAAAGCTTCGCGTTTCGATGCGTGCACTTCTCAAGAATCTGCATCACGAATTCCAGCGCACCACGGTTTATGTAACTCACGATCAGATTGAGGCGATGACGCTGGCAGACCGTGTTGCTGTTCTTTATCAAGGTAAGATCCAGCAGCTTGATACGCCAAAAGAGATCTACAACAACCCATCGAATCTGTTCGTAGCGAGCTTTATCGGCTCACCTGGCATGAACTTCATCAAGGGTGACCTAGTAGATGGCACCTTCACTGGCGAAGGTTGTCAGGTGTCAGGCTTTGGCAACGTCTCAAACGAGGGAACAACCCTTGGCGTACGTCCTGAGGATGTGCAGATCGTTGATGAGAGCGAGGCAAACCTAGTCTCTGAGGTGTATTCAGTTGAGCTAACTGGTGAGTGCACCTTGGTTACCGTGCAGGTTGAAGACCACTTCATTATCTGCCGAGCGGATAAACACTGCGACTTAGCCATAGGCGAGAAAGTAGGCTTCAAGTTCAATCTAGAGCACACCTATCTATTTGATTCAATTACGGAACAGCGCATTCGTCCAGAAGAGCTATACACAGAGCGCGCAGCATAA
- a CDS encoding IS3 family transposase, with amino-acid sequence MRGAKRGASISSCGECGFKKVEGAKTGKRRTNQEKALTVLALKPDHPLKYLLRAIKLARSVFYYQVKVAQKPSNYASERELITRIFYQHKGRYGYRRIYWTLRNRGIQINHKTVYKLMRELGLKSTVRPKKYRSHKGELAYAAPNKLDRNFFASKPDEKWVTDVTEFKVKGQKVYLSPVIDLFNQEVVSYQVTKHVRLPLVLDMLKAAINKLPKGTQPLLHSDQGWQYKHKLYVRMLRERGIEQSMSRKGNCLDNAVAENFFGLFKTEMYHGRDFDNADDLIRSIKEYIHYYNTERIKVKLKGLTPIEYRNQALKVA; translated from the coding sequence ATTAGAGGAGCTAAAAGAGGAGCTTCTATATCTTCGTGCGGAGAATGCGGTTTTAAAAAAGTTGAAGGAGCTAAGACTGGAAAAAGAAGGACAAACCAAGAAAAAGCGCTGACTGTTTTAGCTCTAAAGCCTGATCATCCTCTTAAGTACCTATTGCGAGCGATAAAACTTGCTCGGAGTGTGTTTTACTACCAAGTAAAGGTGGCTCAGAAACCCTCGAACTATGCTAGTGAGCGTGAGCTTATTACTCGTATCTTTTATCAGCATAAAGGTCGTTACGGTTATCGACGTATCTACTGGACCTTGCGAAATAGGGGCATTCAAATAAACCATAAAACGGTCTACAAATTAATGAGAGAGCTAGGACTTAAATCCACTGTTAGACCGAAAAAGTATCGCTCCCATAAAGGAGAGTTAGCTTATGCAGCACCGAATAAGCTCGACCGAAACTTCTTTGCATCCAAGCCAGATGAGAAGTGGGTTACTGATGTTACAGAGTTTAAGGTCAAAGGACAGAAGGTCTACCTATCACCTGTCATCGACCTCTTCAATCAAGAAGTGGTGTCTTATCAGGTGACAAAACATGTTCGACTTCCGCTGGTACTAGATATGTTGAAAGCTGCGATTAACAAGCTCCCAAAAGGAACTCAGCCATTACTACACAGTGATCAAGGTTGGCAGTATAAACACAAGTTGTACGTCAGGATGCTAAGAGAACGTGGAATAGAACAAAGCATGTCTCGAAAGGGCAATTGCCTAGACAATGCTGTGGCGGAAAACTTCTTCGGTCTATTTAAAACGGAGATGTATCATGGTCGGGACTTCGACAACGCGGATGACTTGATTAGAAGCATCAAAGAGTACATCCATTACTACAACACTGAGCGAATCAAAGTGAAACTGAAAGGCCTGACTCCGATAGAATATCGAAACCAAGCCTTGAAAGTTGCTTAA
- a CDS encoding helix-turn-helix domain-containing protein produces MSKYSREFKLSVAKQCSDGISSRALAKIFNVNSRQIRYWTRVYEENGEQAFLHKHLTTAKAKFDALCLMWENNWSINKTSAVLNLSTPSALSRWLHQYQDSGVVGLEPRSRGRATMKSKSHTTNKPDDEMTLEELKEELLYLRAENAVLKKLKELRLEKEGQTKKKR; encoded by the coding sequence ATGTCCAAATACAGCAGAGAGTTTAAACTATCGGTAGCGAAGCAATGCAGTGACGGAATATCGTCTAGAGCACTCGCTAAGATATTTAATGTCAACTCCAGACAAATACGATACTGGACGCGTGTCTATGAAGAGAATGGCGAGCAAGCGTTTCTTCATAAACACCTCACAACAGCGAAAGCGAAGTTCGACGCTTTATGCCTAATGTGGGAAAACAACTGGTCGATCAATAAAACAAGCGCTGTGCTTAACCTCTCTACTCCATCTGCTTTATCTAGGTGGCTTCACCAGTACCAAGACTCTGGTGTCGTAGGGCTTGAGCCAAGATCGCGAGGACGAGCCACTATGAAATCTAAATCGCACACTACCAACAAACCAGACGATGAGATGACATTAGAGGAGCTAAAAGAGGAGCTTCTATATCTTCGTGCGGAGAATGCGGTTTTAAAAAAGTTGAAGGAGCTAAGACTGGAAAAAGAAGGACAAACCAAGAAAAAGCGCTGA
- a CDS encoding TRAP transporter large permease codes for MTSALLFGSFGMLLLIGVPVGIALAGASMIAIMSLPFLNPEFLVQGLVTGLDSFPLLAVVLFTLAGNLMSQGGISKRLLHVAEVFFGHFTGGLGIVAIVACMFFASISGTGSATVAAIGLTMIPSMVKKGYSRSFSGALIASSGGIGVIIPPSVVMIVYAITAEVSVTKMFMAGIIPGIVVGIALIGYCVIVSHIKGYQGNDRKATWSEKWAALREASWAMLLPVIILGGIYSGIFTPTESAAIGVMYGLFFGMFVYKELDVKTVVKTILESSLLVGAVLVIVGASVTFGRILTLERLPTEIATFILSLTENKILILLCITLLLLIVGTFMETLAAIVILTPILLPIVTALGMDPVHFGIVMIVNLAIGFVTPPLGANLFMASQVGKVPIESLSRAIIGWIGAMLVALMLITFIPAISMTLPNL; via the coding sequence ATGACGTCTGCACTCTTGTTTGGCAGCTTTGGTATGCTGCTACTTATTGGCGTACCTGTAGGTATCGCCTTGGCAGGGGCGAGTATGATCGCCATCATGAGCCTGCCATTTTTGAACCCAGAATTTTTGGTTCAAGGCCTAGTAACGGGTCTGGACTCTTTCCCACTATTGGCAGTGGTTCTGTTTACTCTTGCGGGTAATCTGATGAGCCAGGGTGGGATCTCGAAGCGTCTATTGCATGTTGCTGAGGTGTTCTTTGGCCACTTTACAGGTGGTCTTGGCATCGTTGCTATCGTGGCTTGTATGTTCTTCGCCTCTATCTCAGGTACAGGCTCGGCAACGGTAGCCGCTATCGGTCTGACCATGATCCCGAGTATGGTGAAGAAGGGCTATAGCCGTTCATTCTCTGGAGCTTTGATAGCATCGTCGGGCGGTATCGGCGTAATCATTCCTCCGTCGGTAGTAATGATCGTGTACGCCATCACCGCAGAGGTCTCTGTAACCAAGATGTTTATGGCGGGGATTATCCCCGGCATCGTTGTTGGTATTGCGCTTATCGGCTACTGCGTGATTGTCTCTCATATTAAGGGCTATCAGGGTAACGATAGAAAAGCGACTTGGTCAGAAAAGTGGGCAGCACTGCGCGAGGCCAGTTGGGCTATGTTATTGCCGGTCATCATCCTCGGCGGTATCTACTCTGGCATCTTCACTCCAACCGAATCGGCGGCGATCGGTGTTATGTACGGACTCTTCTTTGGCATGTTTGTGTATAAAGAGTTGGATGTTAAGACGGTAGTGAAAACCATCTTGGAGTCTTCGCTGCTGGTGGGTGCGGTTCTGGTTATCGTAGGTGCTTCGGTTACCTTTGGACGCATCCTTACCTTAGAGCGTCTACCTACTGAGATTGCGACCTTTATTCTCTCTCTAACTGAGAACAAGATACTTATCCTGCTTTGCATTACCTTGCTTCTGTTGATTGTCGGTACCTTCATGGAGACCTTGGCTGCAATCGTGATCCTAACCCCGATTTTGTTGCCTATCGTTACAGCCCTGGGTATGGACCCTGTGCACTTCGGTATTGTGATGATCGTAAACCTAGCCATTGGCTTTGTGACGCCACCATTAGGGGCCAACCTCTTTATGGCCAGTCAGGTGGGTAAGGTTCCAATAGAGTCCCTTTCTCGAGCCATCATCGGCTGGATAGGTGCAATGTTAGTAGCACTGATGCTAATTACCTTTATTCCGGCAATTTCAATGACGCTGCCGAACCTTTGA
- a CDS encoding TRAP transporter small permease, which produces MKWFRFLDKYLEPSLIVIAISAMTTLLCVQIVLRAFDATIPWAEELARYLFVWAMYLSISYCIKDDRHIRIRILVDKLPAKIGQSMLILSDLIFMAFMLAVTWYGHSVIERSLKLGQIAPAMEIPVACLYASVLVCAVLSVIRLGVSIKQRVLSLFEPSKVVQRFSSSRYIHLKAKHRTSNRLLELQA; this is translated from the coding sequence ATGAAATGGTTTCGTTTCTTAGACAAATATCTAGAACCTAGCCTGATTGTGATTGCAATCAGCGCTATGACTACACTTTTGTGTGTGCAAATTGTACTTCGCGCGTTTGACGCTACCATCCCTTGGGCTGAAGAGTTGGCTCGTTACCTGTTTGTATGGGCTATGTATCTCAGCATCAGCTACTGCATCAAGGATGATCGTCATATTCGCATACGTATCCTTGTTGATAAGCTGCCTGCAAAAATAGGGCAGAGCATGCTTATTCTGTCCGATCTTATCTTTATGGCGTTTATGCTTGCCGTGACCTGGTATGGTCACAGCGTGATCGAGCGTAGCTTGAAGCTTGGTCAGATAGCACCAGCGATGGAGATCCCGGTAGCTTGTCTGTACGCCTCGGTACTGGTGTGCGCGGTACTGTCGGTTATTCGTCTCGGTGTAAGTATCAAACAGCGTGTGTTGAGCCTGTTTGAACCGAGTAAAGTGGTTCAGCGTTTCTCTTCTTCTCGCTATATCCATCTTAAAGCGAAGCACCGCACCTCGAATCGACTACTGGAGCTACAAGCATGA
- a CDS encoding TRAP transporter substrate-binding protein — translation MNHVVKAAIATLGLTLSFQSFASNVIRLAHDSQETSPVHKAMLHFEKELEKRSNGELEVEIYPARQLGDVRETTELVQQGNLQMTFGASVLLAPYVPEFNVLDVFYLFDSTEQAHKALDSDNIGKPLLQSMESKGFHGLGFMEVGFRSVTNSKQPIQSLDDLKGLKIRSAANPTQISAWRSVSTAPTPLSWGEIFTSLQQGLINAQESSLYSIYAERFYEAQGYLSLTNHIYTNYVLFMNKEFWDALPSDQQALVDEVSRETIALQRTLAAEQNASVIADLEEKGMKVNDVPAEVREQMKVKMNAAVYDSLRERTGEELFDNIMTEIQSL, via the coding sequence ATGAATCATGTAGTAAAGGCTGCAATAGCCACCCTTGGTCTAACCCTAAGTTTTCAATCATTTGCTAGCAACGTCATTCGTTTGGCTCACGACAGCCAAGAAACCTCGCCAGTTCACAAGGCTATGCTTCACTTTGAAAAAGAACTAGAGAAGCGCTCGAACGGTGAACTGGAAGTGGAAATCTATCCAGCGCGTCAGCTAGGTGATGTTCGTGAAACCACAGAGCTTGTACAGCAAGGCAACCTCCAGATGACCTTTGGTGCATCTGTTTTGCTTGCTCCTTATGTACCTGAATTTAACGTTCTGGATGTGTTCTATCTGTTCGATAGCACGGAGCAGGCGCACAAAGCACTAGATAGCGACAATATCGGTAAACCGCTGCTTCAGTCTATGGAGTCAAAGGGCTTCCACGGTCTTGGTTTTATGGAAGTGGGCTTTAGAAGCGTAACCAACAGCAAGCAGCCAATTCAATCTTTGGATGACTTGAAGGGCCTTAAGATCCGCTCGGCGGCAAACCCAACTCAGATAAGCGCTTGGCGTTCAGTAAGCACGGCTCCAACTCCGCTGTCTTGGGGAGAGATCTTTACCTCACTGCAACAGGGCCTGATCAACGCACAAGAGAGTTCTTTGTACTCTATCTACGCAGAGCGTTTCTATGAGGCGCAAGGCTACCTATCTCTAACTAACCACATCTACACCAACTATGTGCTGTTCATGAACAAAGAGTTCTGGGATGCATTGCCAAGCGATCAACAAGCGTTAGTAGATGAGGTTTCTCGCGAGACTATCGCTCTTCAACGCACCCTAGCAGCTGAGCAAAATGCATCGGTAATCGCTGACCTAGAAGAAAAAGGCATGAAGGTAAACGATGTGCCAGCTGAGGTTCGTGAGCAGATGAAAGTGAAGATGAACGCAGCAGTATATGACTCGCTACGTGAGCGTACTGGCGAAGAGCTGTTCGACAACATTATGACTGAAATCCAAAGCCTTTAA
- a CDS encoding LacI family DNA-binding transcriptional regulator: protein MLGVSQSTVSRAFSPTASISEKKRKMVMEAAAKLGYTPNAIARGLISNRSGLIAIALDSESNPMYDLQVRTLSAEIQRRGGQVVLCPIDQDDLDLAISRAIEYQVDGLIIATSRLSGRALAQCEKYGVHLSLINRYIDGINANSVGLDNYLAGQMAAEYLVSKGYTKLGYVSGETGSMTSDERWSGFSQKLSNLGIAPPIFIQSRYNFDAGMQAAKELLSLSDQPQALFCANDILAMGMMDGLRRQGKKIPEDYALIGVDDIPMSAWPSYNLTTIRQPLDDITKQAVDDLMLRIEDERDANGDYLLVQGEVVQRGSA from the coding sequence ATGCTTGGGGTATCCCAATCTACCGTGTCGCGAGCTTTTAGCCCGACAGCGAGTATCAGCGAAAAGAAACGTAAAATGGTCATGGAAGCGGCGGCCAAGCTTGGCTATACGCCAAACGCCATTGCCCGTGGACTTATTTCAAACCGCTCTGGTTTGATAGCTATTGCCCTCGATAGCGAATCTAACCCTATGTATGACCTACAAGTGAGAACACTCTCCGCTGAGATACAACGTCGTGGTGGTCAGGTGGTGTTGTGCCCAATCGACCAAGATGACCTAGATCTTGCGATTTCTCGCGCCATTGAATATCAAGTGGACGGCCTGATCATCGCAACCAGCCGTTTATCGGGTAGGGCGTTAGCACAGTGTGAGAAATACGGTGTGCACCTGAGTCTTATTAACCGCTATATCGATGGCATCAACGCCAACAGTGTCGGCTTGGATAATTATCTGGCAGGGCAGATGGCGGCAGAATATCTAGTGAGCAAAGGATATACCAAATTAGGTTATGTCAGCGGTGAAACCGGCTCTATGACCAGTGATGAACGTTGGAGTGGGTTCTCGCAAAAACTTTCGAACTTAGGAATAGCACCACCTATCTTTATTCAATCCCGCTACAACTTTGATGCCGGTATGCAGGCGGCTAAAGAGCTATTGTCGTTGTCAGATCAGCCGCAGGCCTTGTTCTGCGCCAATGATATCTTGGCAATGGGGATGATGGATGGATTGCGACGACAAGGGAAGAAGATTCCCGAGGATTACGCGCTTATCGGCGTGGATGACATCCCTATGAGTGCTTGGCCTTCCTATAATCTGACCACAATTAGGCAACCTTTAGACGATATTACCAAGCAAGCAGTGGACGACTTGATGCTTCGCATCGAGGACGAGCGAGATGCCAATGGTGACTATTTATTGGTTCAAGGTGAGGTTGTGCAAAGAGGAAGCGCCTAA
- a CDS encoding HpcH/HpaI aldolase family protein — protein sequence MSLAKQLQSQKQLGTFVKTPHPHVIEVLALSNLDFIILDAEHSPYDRASLDLCIMTARLSGLPSLVRVPDAQPSTLLNALDCGASGVQVPHVCTKEQAEHIAKITRYGEGGRGYAGSTRAASYATKPMPKHLADSKASTTVVAQIEDPIGVENVEEIAKVEGIDALFIGQVDLAVAYGASSVADDVVTQASLRIIKAAKDVGKPVGMFLASGSMVPQWSEAGVTFFGVGSEHKMIIEGFKLERDRMLSA from the coding sequence ATGTCACTGGCTAAACAGCTTCAATCGCAGAAACAACTAGGTACCTTTGTCAAAACCCCACACCCACATGTGATTGAGGTGCTGGCGCTCAGCAACCTTGATTTCATTATCTTAGATGCAGAGCATTCTCCTTATGACAGGGCTTCTCTAGACCTTTGCATCATGACGGCGCGCTTGTCTGGCCTACCATCTTTGGTGCGTGTGCCGGATGCCCAGCCTTCAACCCTGCTCAATGCCTTAGATTGCGGCGCGAGCGGTGTGCAGGTGCCTCATGTGTGTACAAAAGAGCAGGCTGAACACATCGCTAAGATCACTCGCTATGGTGAGGGCGGCAGGGGATATGCAGGCTCTACTCGTGCTGCGAGTTATGCTACTAAACCTATGCCGAAACACCTTGCGGATAGTAAAGCGAGCACTACGGTTGTAGCCCAGATTGAAGACCCAATCGGTGTTGAGAACGTAGAAGAGATCGCCAAAGTTGAGGGTATCGATGCTCTATTCATTGGTCAGGTGGATCTTGCGGTTGCCTATGGCGCAAGCTCGGTTGCAGATGATGTGGTAACCCAGGCGAGCCTTCGCATCATTAAAGCGGCTAAGGATGTCGGTAAGCCGGTAGGTATGTTCCTAGCGTCGGGAAGCATGGTACCGCAGTGGAGCGAGGCTGGGGTGACCTTCTTCGGCGTTGGTTCTGAGCACAAAATGATCATTGAAGGCTTTAAATTAGAACGAGATCGTATGCTATCCGCTTAG